Proteins encoded within one genomic window of Thermococcus sp. 21S7:
- a CDS encoding class I SAM-dependent methyltransferase, whose product MNNMRNPRIIDVNLDMMIRTSLLHIIALGTKHGVFSFLTKNPTPQELIDEIDLPNRRLLLSFINVLKRLNIIEERDYALYLDGFSYTIKIPQGKYDLVVPDWVSVQEEIYRMVDYAFITPVHPHVLMDFDKDADFWDMRMNTKFSRAYRDVTASLLGIKKGMSVLDIGCGSVSPAYFGEKVGYNGFYMGVDYSPALLDIARARVEAKNLPVELKELDARLIRPVNEYDAVILSFVLEYVEPKDRGRVLKNALDVLKSGGRMAIVDPFIDSFEFVPALEFFESLNKEFRGFPAAKEITERILALGFDVEIERPARSVLLVRKL is encoded by the coding sequence ATGAACAACATGCGCAATCCGAGGATAATAGATGTGAACCTGGACATGATGATACGGACTTCTCTTCTCCACATAATAGCTCTCGGCACAAAACATGGGGTATTTTCGTTCTTAACCAAGAATCCGACACCCCAGGAGCTGATAGATGAAATCGACCTCCCGAACAGGAGGCTGCTTCTAAGCTTTATCAACGTCCTGAAAAGGTTGAATATCATTGAAGAGCGGGACTATGCTCTCTACCTAGACGGGTTTTCGTACACAATAAAAATTCCACAGGGGAAGTATGATCTGGTCGTGCCGGACTGGGTTTCTGTCCAGGAGGAGATATATCGAATGGTTGACTACGCCTTCATAACTCCTGTTCACCCCCATGTCCTCATGGACTTCGACAAGGACGCAGATTTCTGGGACATGAGGATGAACACCAAGTTCTCCAGGGCGTATAGGGACGTCACAGCAAGCCTTCTTGGAATCAAAAAGGGCATGAGTGTACTTGACATTGGCTGTGGATCCGTATCCCCCGCGTACTTTGGGGAGAAGGTTGGCTACAACGGGTTCTACATGGGCGTTGACTACTCCCCGGCGCTCCTCGACATTGCGCGCGCCAGGGTGGAGGCGAAGAACCTGCCTGTTGAGCTGAAGGAGCTGGATGCAAGGCTGATACGGCCTGTGAACGAATACGACGCCGTTATCCTGAGCTTCGTCCTGGAGTATGTTGAGCCGAAGGACAGGGGCAGGGTTCTCAAAAACGCCCTCGATGTCCTGAAATCCGGCGGGAGGATGGCGATAGTTGACCCGTTCATTGACAGCTTCGAGTTCGTTCCGGCACTTGAGTTCTTCGAGAGCCTGAACAAGGAGTTCAGAGGGTTCCCTGCGGCTAAGGAAATAACGGAGAGGATACTTGCCCTTGGATTTGACGTCGAGATAGAACGGCCTGCCAGGAGCGTCCTCCTGGTAAGAAAATTGTAA